In the genome of Arachis stenosperma cultivar V10309 chromosome 2, arast.V10309.gnm1.PFL2, whole genome shotgun sequence, the window GCCTGAGAAAAATTATGGATAAATTGGTGATGCCTACTCAATGTAGCTTTGTTCTGGGGAGACACAGTTCCGATAACATCATCATCACCCAAGAAGTCATCCACTCTATGCgacaaaaaaaaagggaagaaaggATGGATGGCCATCAAGATTGATTTGGAGAAAGCTTATGACCGGTTAAAATGGAGTTTCATCAGTGACACCCTTATGGATATTGGTCTTCCCCAAATGTTTATAAAGTTAATTCTTAACTGCATCTCAACTGCTAAGATGAGAGTCTTGTGGAATGGTGAAGAGTTGGAAGAGTTCTCCCCCTTAAGAGGCATCAGACAGGGAGATCCTATATCCCCCTACATCTTTGTTCTCTGTATTGAGAGGCTGTCCCAACTTATTGGTGCAGCGATGGATCATAAGTTCTGGAAGCCTATCAGGCTGAAGAAGGACGGCCCACCTATCTCTCATCTCTGCTTTGCGGATGACCTTATCCTGTTTGCTGAAGCCAGTCTAGATCAAGCCAATGTTATTAACAAATGCCTTGAGACATTTTGTGAAAGCTCCGGGCAGAAAGTCAGTAAAGAAAAGACTCGcattttcttttccaagaatGTGGGGCATAATGTCCGAACAGAGATAAGCAACACGTTGCAATTTGCCAGGACTGATGACTTAGGGAAATACCTAGGTGTTCCTATTTTTCACTCTAAAGTCTCAAGAAATACCTTTGAAGATATCATCAACAAACTCAATACCAGGCTCAATTCCTGGAAAGcctcatctctttctcttgCGGGAAGAGTTACCCTGGTGAAATCTGTCTTATCCTCTATGCCTTCTTATACTATGTAGTCTGCCTATTTGCCTTCTTCTACTTGTGATATGATTGATCGTAAATGCAGGAATTTTTTTTGGGGAGATACGGAGCAGTCTAAGAAGATACACCTGCTAAATTGGAAGAAAGTTTATGAACCGAAAAATTCTGGTGGATTGGGTATTAGACATGCAAGCCAAATGAACAAGGCGTTCATGATGAAGGCGGGATGGGGTTTGGTTGAGAAGAAAGACGCACTTTGGGTCAGAATTCTTAGATCAAAATATGGCAGCGGTAACAATGTCATTCCTAGAGTAGAAAGGAAGAGGAGCAACTCGAATCTCTGGAAAGGAATTTGTCAGTTGTGGCCGGAAGTCCAAAGTAACTGCATTTAGAGGATAGGGGACGGGGCCCAAATTCGTTTCTGGGACCACAACTGGGTTCCGGGATTAGGTCGTCTCGATAGAGTTGCAAACCAGGTAAGTAGTAATTTTAATTACTCAAATTCACTGATGGAGTTCCTTGACGTTTCAGGGCATTGGGATACTGGGAAGCTACAAGAACTATTACCGGAGGATGTGGTGAAAAAGATAGTGGCGATTTCTCCTCCCTCTCCATGGAAGGGTACTGACCATTTAGCTTGGGGCCTCACCCCTGATGGGTTGTTCAACACCAAGTCAGCGTACCAGAGCTTGTCTGAAGGGCAACATACTCCGAATATAGTTTTTAGGCAAGTCTGGAATTGGCAAGGTCCGGAGCGAATCAGAACGTTTCTCTGGTTGGTGGCCCATAATGCCCTCCTTACTAATTCAGAGAGAAGGCGAAGACACCTGACGAACGATGATTCCTGCCCACGGTGCCATCATCATGATGAAACAGTTATTCATGTGCTACGAGACTGTTCCTACGCACAATGCATTTGGAAATATCTTCTCCCCCTCCCCCCAATTTTGTGAACTCTTTCTTCAATACGGATCTGAAGGACTGGCTGATGCAGAACCTCACTAACAAGAATGACTAGCCATGTCTCTTTGGTGTAGCTGCCTCCTCTATATGGCACTTCAGGAACAAGCTCATTTTTAATGGCTAGTCTATTCCTATGGCCACTGCGGTGAGTCGAATTAAAGCGCGGTCGGAGGAGTTTCTAAAAGTCACGAAAAGCAACCTTCTACCCAAGAACCTCCAGGCTGTCGGGAATTGCTACATTGCTTGGTCTCGACCCCCTACAGAATTTGTAAAACTTAATGTGGACGGCTCCCTTTATGCCTATAGAAACAATGCGGCATGTGGTGGAGTGTTTAGAGATGCAGATGGTAGATTTTTGAAAGGTTTCTCATGTAATTTAGGTGGATGCTCTATTATGCATGCTGAATTATGTGCAATCGTCCATGGCCTACAAATTGCGGTAGCTAACGGATACCAGTCCATTGTCGTAGAATCTGATTCAGCTGTGGCTATCAAGTTCATCAATCATGGCTGCTCCCCAACTCATCCCTGTGCCCCCCTCATTCAGGACATTCGTATCATGGCAGCTCGCTTGCAGCGCATTATTTTGTTACACTCCCTTCGTGAAGCTAACTCTGTAGCAGACGAGGACATGCCTCTTGGTTTACACCTGCTCGATAGAGCACCATCTGATATTAGTTATGCTCTTTTTTGTAATTGTTACGGGGCCCTCCGTTTAAGAGGATCCTAAtctgctctttttcttttgcttttttcttttctgttttctttgCTGTTGGGGTCCTTCCCCCATTgctcataaaaaaaaatctaattaattttttttttgtcacgaCAATATTTATTCTATCAAATTAATTGGGACCAGACTGCAAAATGCATCGGGCCAAGCCCAATTTGTTTCACAACTTTTAATACAGGCCCAAAAGTTTATCAACAAAGTTTATAAAGTTTCCAAAAAAAATTCTGCAAAAAATTGGGATCCAGAATTGCCAAATTTTTGTAGGTTAGCCCGGAAAAGAATAGGGGTATTCATTGGAAAAGTTGAAATAAAGTTATTTGGAACAAGCAAAGTGGAGGGCTAGGTTTCAAAGATTTAGAATGCCAAATCTTAGCGCATCTTGCGTAGCAAGCTTGGAGAGTGGTAAAAATCTTAAAGGCAATATATTTTCCGGAGAGTAGCTTTTGGGAGGCCAAAGATAATAAACATACTTCATGGGTATGGAAGAGTATCTTAGAGGAGAGAGATTTTCTGAGGAGACACAGGAATTGGAGTATTAGAGATGGTTCAAAAATTAACTTTTGGGAAGATAGATGAATTGTGGGAGGAAGTAAGCTTATTAAATTAGAAGATAGGGAGCTCAATTCGGTAAAGGATATTCTGTTAAAAGGGATAGGTtggaataagaaaaagatacaACAATGTTTTCCACCTCAAGTAAGGATAAGATTCTAAGAACCCCAATCAGCACAATAAACAAAGAGGATAGGCTTATTTGGCCAAGAAGGATGGATGGTATTTATACCATTAGGACTGGATATCAATGtgccaaaaaagaaaaagagtatgCTGACATGAAGCAAGCATCATCAAGTGTTGAGTATGAGGAGCTTTGGAAAGAAGTATGGGGGATGCAAGTTCCCCAAAAAATAAAGATGTTTTTATGGAAGACTTGCCATAATATAATTGCTGTCAATGTCAATTTCTATAAAAGGAAACTAAGTGTCCTATGTGTAGGATTTGTGGAGAAAAAGAAGAGACAGTGGAACATGTTATTCTGTTATGCAATTGGACAAGGGCAGCTTGGTTCGGGAGCCAGGTACAATGTTTACCCACATATGACTCAGTTAAATTTTTTGCAAAATGATTAAGGAAAAACATTCAAAAAATCAGGGAAGAGGGTAAAGAGATGCAGGACGAGTTAATAAGCAATTTGGGACTTCTATGTTGGTGAGTGTGGAAGAGCAGAAATCAGTATGTGTTCTAAAATATAAGaattaattcaaaattaacAATTATCAGAGCAGTTATCTCAGAATCAGAATTCAAGAGGGCCAAAGATAAAGTTCAGAATATACAGAAGAGCAGAGCAAGAGAGAGAAACAGAAGAATTACCTGGATAGCGCCTCCCAAGGACTGGTTGAAAATTAACATTGATGCATCCTTTTGCAGCCGACAGGAAGAGCAGCAACCGCAACTGTTGTAAGAGATTGAAAGGGGTTAGTGATCACTGGTTCAGCAACAAAAATCATGGTCAATTCCAGTTTGTCAGTTGAGGCCTATGCTTTCAGGGAGGCATTAATTATGGTGCAAAATCTGCAATCGGACAAATCATTAATAGAAACAGATTGTCAAGTTCTTGCTCAAGCTTTAAAATCGAAAAGTTCAATAAGAAAAATTGATGCAATTATCAGAGATATCCAGGATTTAATTAATGAAGTTCCGGAAATAAGGATAACATGGGTTCCAAGAGATGGAAACAAATTAGGGGAGGGAAGTGAAGTTTGAAACGCAGCCTGGAGCCGGGTC includes:
- the LOC130962384 gene encoding uncharacterized protein LOC130962384, producing the protein MDHNRGRRPFHFLAAWLTHPDFGNVVNNSWNIQTSWTEGLSTFKDHIKDWNRSMFGNIFKRKQKILRRLQGITSSLIYNSNPFLDKLQQDLWREYEDILIQEEILWFQKSRCKWIEFGDRNTKFFHGSTMIRRRRNKIVSLQDDNGNWVTDKATLENIFNQPDKIGEVNETLITLIPKVDHVTHLKQLRPISLSLFWGDTVPITSSSPKKSSTLCDKKKGKKGWMAIKIDLEKAYDRLKWSFISDTLMDIGLPQMFIKLILNCISTAKMRVLWNGEELEEFSPLRGIRQGDPISPYIFVLCIERLSQLIGAAMDHKFWKPIRLKKDGPPISHLCFADDLILFAEASLDQANVINKCLETFCESSGQKVSKEKTRIFFSKNVGHNVRTEISNTLQFARTDDLGKYLGVPIFHSKVSRNTFEDIINKLNTRLNSWKASSLSLAGRVTLSAYLPSSTCDMIDRKCRNFFWGDTEQSKKIHLLNWKKVYEPKNSGGLGIRHASQMNKAFMMKAGWGLVEKKDALWVRILRSKYGSGNNVIPRVERKRSNSNLWKGICQLWPEVQRHWDTGKLQELLPEDVVKKIVAISPPSPWKGTDHLAWGLTPDGLFNTKSAYQSLSEGQHTPNIVFRQVWNWQGPERIRTFLWLVAHNALLTNSERRRRHLTNDDSCPRCHHHDETVIHVLRDCSYAQCIWKYLLPLPPIL